The following coding sequences lie in one Aythya fuligula isolate bAytFul2 chromosome 17, bAytFul2.pri, whole genome shotgun sequence genomic window:
- the FICD gene encoding protein adenylyltransferase FICD, producing the protein MCRAAARRRAAPWGPAGRAALLAALLGGLAVLAALPFVRRGCAGLSVAPRGLRLLPRTAEAAPEVKFEAKAALKQALEMKRQGKREKAHKLFVYALKMDPDYVDALNEFGIFSEEEKDILQADYLYSKALTISPCNEKALINRDRTLPLVEEIDQRYFSIIDSKVKKVMAIPKGNSALRRVMEESYYHHIYHTVAIEGNTLTLSEIRHIIETRYAVPGKSLVEQNEVIGMHAALKYVNTTLASRIGSVTIADILEIHRRVLGYADPVEAGRFRATRVFVGHHIPPHPQDVGKQMQEFVQWLNSEDAMGLHPVEFAALAHYKLVYIHPFVDGNGRTSRLLMNLILMQAGYPPITIRKEQRAEYYHVLEVANEGDVRPFIRFIAQCTETTLDMLLIATTEYSVGLPEADGSTAGCRQTIPVKT; encoded by the exons ATGTGCCGGGCCGCggcccggcggcgggcggccccgtggggcccggcggggcgggcggcgctgcTGGCGGCGCTGCTGGGCGGCCTGGCCGTGCTGGCGGCGCTGCCCTTCGTCAGGCGGGGCTGTGCCGGCCTCAGCGTGGCCCCACGGGGGCTCCGGTTGCTGCCCCGCACGGCTGAGGCGGCCCCCG AAGTGAAATTCGAAGCCAAAGCGGCTTTGAAGCAAGCCCTGGAGATGAAGCGCCAAGGAAAGCGAGAAAAAGCTCACAAACTCTTTGTCTACGCCCTCAAAATGGACCCCGATTACGTGGACGCCCTGAACGAATTCGGGATCTTTTCggaagaggaaaaggacatCCTGCAGGCCGACTACCTGTACTCCAAAGCGCTCACCATTTCGCCCTGCAACGAGAAAGCCCTGATCAACAGGGACCGGACGCTGCCTTTAGTCGAAGAAATCGACCAGAGGTATTTCAGCATCATTGACAGCAAGGTGAAAAAGGTGATGGCCATCCCCAAAGGCAACTCGGCCCTGCGGCGGGTGATGGAGGAGTCCTACTACCACCACATCTACCACACGGTGGCCATCGAAGGGAACACGCTGACGCTGTCGGAGATCCGGCACATCATCGAGACGCGGTACGCCGTCCCCGGGAAGAGCCTGGTGGAGCAGAACGAGGTGATCGGCATGCACGCGGCCCTCAAGTACGTCAACACCACGCTGGCCTCGCGGATCGGCTCCGTCACCATCGCTGACATCCTGGAGATCCACCGGCGGGTGCTGGGCTACGCCGACCCCGTGGAGGCGGGGAGGTTCAGGGCCACGCGGGTGTTCGTGGGGCACCACATCCCGCCTCACCCCCAGGACGTGGGGAAGCAGATGCAGGAGTTCGTGCAGTGGCTCAACTCGGAGGACGCCATGGGCCTGCACCCCGTGGAATTCGCCGCCTTGGCCCACTACAAGCTGGTTTACATCCACCCCTTCGTGGACGGCAACGGGAGGACCTCCCGGCTGCTGATGAACCTCATCCTGATGCAGGCGGGCTACCCGCCCATCACCATCCGCAAGGAGCAGCGGGCCGAGTACTACCACGTGCTGGAGGTGGCCAACGAGGGCGACGTCAGGCCTTTCATCCGCTTCATCGCTCAGTGCACCGAGACCACGCTGGACATGCTGCTCATCGCCACCACCGAGTACTCCGTGGGGCTGCCCGAAGCGGACGGCAGCACGGCGGGATGCAGACAAACCATCCCCGTCAAGACTTGA